GTCGTCGGGTGTGGCGCGGGTCGCGCCGAGGACGCCGCGCAGCGGGTGGCGCAGCCACAGCAGCCCGTCCTTGGCGGCGCGCAGCGTCGAGTAGCGGGCCGCCTCGACGGGGAAGGGCACTATCCGGTCGGCGAGCCCGTCGAGATCGATACGCGTGACGGGGGCGCCGCTCTCCTCGCCGCTCTCCTTCGACGAGTCCTTGTCCGACTCGACGGCCCGGCCGTGGCGCTGCGGCCCGAACGGCGACGGGGTGGCGGCGGCCAGCGTGATCAGATGCGGGCGGCAGCCGCCGATGAAGGCGAGGTCGAAGACATGTGTGTCATAGACCGGGTCGAAGGCGCGCTCGGAGAGGAACGCGAGGTGCTTGCCGTCCAGCGTGAAGGCGGGCTGGAAGTCGCGGAAGCGCAGCGGGGTCGCCTCGGAGACGGCCAGGTCGGCGGTGTTGGCGAGCTTCAGCTGGCGCAGCGGGGAGGGCCCGGGGTGCGACCAGGCCAGCCAGCCCGAGTCGGGTGAGAAGGCCAGGCCGGTGGCGTCGCCGTGCTCGCTGCGGTCGACCTCGCGCACCTCGCCGCTCTCGCGCTCGACGAGCAGTACGCGGCCGTCGTGCGAGGCGACGGCGGCGCGGCTGCCGTCCGGTGCGACGGCCAGGCTCAGTACGCGGCCGAGCCGCCCGGCACCGAGCCTGCGCGGTGTCGCCCCGGGCGCCGGACCGATGGCCGGCGCGAATTCGAGCGCGTCGTCCCCCTCGGCGTCGGTCACCCAGACGACATGCTCCTCGCCGTCCACGCGGAAGCTGTGCGGCAGCCTGCCCCGTACGCCGGGCTCGACGGCCAGCGACCGTGCCGGGCCCTCGCGGTGCGTCACCCAGTGGATGCCGCCGCGGATCTCCACCGCGCTGCCGCGCCCGGTGTGGTCGGGGGCAGCGGTGCCGAGATGGTGGTCGGCGTTGACGGGGCGGGGCCGCAGGTCGGTGCGCTGGCCGCCGAGGCGGATGTCGAGCCGGCGGGGCTCGGCGCCGACGAGGTCGTCCAGGAGCCACAGTTCACCGGCGCTCGCGTAGGCGACGCGGGTGCCGTCGGTGGCGGCGTGGCGGGCGTAGAAGCCGTCGACGCCCGTGTGGCGCCGCAGATCCGAGCCGTCGGGCAGCGACGAACAGAGGGCGCCGACGCCTTCGTGGTCACAGAGGAACGCGAGCCGCTCCCCCACCCACAGCGGATACTCGATGTTGCCGTCGAGGTCCTCGTGGACGCGTACGAACTCCCCGTCGCCCGCCCGGTCGATCCACAACTTGCCCGCGGTGCCGCCCCGGTAGCGCTTCCAGGCGGCGGCCTCGCGCCCCATGGTGGCCGAGAGCAGCAGCACCTGCGAGCCGGGTCCGTACGCCACATCGCCCACGGGCCCGTACGGCAGCACGGTCGCCGGTCCGCCGTCGAGCGGCACGGCGCGCGCCCAGCTGCGGCGCAGCGAGGCCTGGCCGTACGTACTGATCGCGAGGACCTCGCCGTCCGGCGTCCAGCCGCGTACGGACGTCTTCCAGCTCCCCCAGTGCGTCAGCCGGTCGGAGGGACCGCCGTCGATGGGCGCGAGGTGCACCTCCGGCGCACCGTCCCGGGACGAGGACCACGCTATGTGCGTGCCGTCGGGCGAGATCCTGGGATGGTTCACCGGCATGTTGTCGGCGCTGACGCGCCACGCGCGGCCGCCGTCGAGCGGGGCGACCCAGACGTCGTCCTCTGCGGTGAAGGCGATCAACTCGCCGTGGACATGCGGATACCGGAGGTAGGCAGGGTGCGTCACACCGTCACCCTAGGCAGGTGGCCGCTGCCCGGTCACGCCTTTGGGATCACTTGGCCTGGTCCGGTGTCGCGGTCACGGTGACCGTGACGGTGACGGTCGGCTCCGGCGGCTCGCCGGGCCGGTGGGTGGCGGGCGGGGTGCGGGCCGGCGTACGGGTCGGTGTACCGGCGCAGTTGCCGAGCATCGTGGCCTCGAAGACGACCTTGCCGTTGACCTTGGCGATGAGGTCGCCGCGTACGCACGTCCCGGAGCGCTCCTCGGTCACCTTGCCCTTGAGCGTGATGTCCTGGCCGGTTTTGGTGTCGCCCGTGCAGTCGACGGTGGCCACGCTCCGCGCGGAGGGCGACGCGGAGGCCTTGCCGCTGCGCATGTTCGCGGTGCAGGTGAGCCACCCCACGTCGAAGCCCAGGCGTTCGAGTGTGCGGGTCCCTGTCTTGTCGGTGGTGACCGCCACGGCGATGGAACTCAGTCCGCCGGTCGTCGGCTCACAGGCCGCGATGCCCACAACTGCCGCCCCGGCGGCGCCGGTTGCGGCCAGGATGCGCCGGTGAAGTATTCGTCTCATGCCCCGCATGGAGGGCAGACTGTCACCGACTCCCCGGATGTAAAAGAGTGGTTGCGGCCACCTTTTCCCCCGTACGGTCATGGAATGGCCAGGAAGCTGATCAGGGCGCGGCGTCTCGTCGTCGACGAGGACACCGTCTACATGTGGTCGGTACGCCATAAGCACACCCCTGGCGCGGCGGGTGCCCGCGACTGCCGCACCACGCTCTCGCTGCGGCGCGAGGGGACGACGGCGCGTCTGGAGATCGTCTTCCGGCAGCTCCCCGGCCGGATCGTCTCCGGCGGTTACTGGCATTCGGGCGCGGTGGGCGACACCGGGCAGAACTCGCTGAACCTGCACGAGCCGGGGGCGGCGCGCCGCCTGCTCGACGAGGCACGGGAGCGGGGGCTGCTGCCGGCCGCCGCCGGGACTACGGAGGTCGACGGCTGGCCGCTGTTCGACGCGGTGGCGACGGGCTGAGCGACGCGTCGTGTGACTGGTTGAGCGACTCGTTGAGCGACTCGTCAGGACCAGCGGCCGGTGCGGCCGAGCAGCAGCGCGGCGGCGGCCGTCCCGGCGGTCGACGTACGCAGCACGCTCCGCCCGAGCCGGTAGGGCTTCGCGCCCGCCTCGGCGAAGGCTGCCAACTCCTCCGGCGACACGCCCCCTTCGGGCCCCACGACCAGCACGATCGAACCCTCGGCGGGCAGTTCGGCGGTGGCCAGCGGCTCGGCGCCCTCCTCGTGCAGCACCGCCGCGAAGTCGGCTTCGGCCAGAAGTGACGCAACCTGCTTGGTCGTTGCCGCGTCCGCGACCTCCGGGAAGCGGAGCCTGCGCGACTGCTTGCCCGCCTCGCGCGCGGTGGCCCGCCATTTGGCGAGGGCCTTGGCGCCCCGTTCGCCCTTCCACTGCGTGATGCAGCGGGCGGCGGCCCAGGGCACGACCGCGTCCACGCCGGTCTCCGTCATGGTCTCGACGGCGAGTTCGCCGCGGTCGCCCTTGGGGAGGGCCTGGACGACGGTGATACGGGGCGTGGGCTCGGGTTCCGTGGGGAACTCGGACGGCTCGACGATCAGCCGGTCCTTGCCCTCCGTCCGCAGAACGACACCGGCCGCCCCGCGCCCGCGCCCGTCCGTCAGCACGACGTCCTCACCGGACTGCAGCCTGCGCACGGAGACGGCATGCCGCCCCTCCGGCCCGTCCAGGGTGAGTACGGCGCCGGGCCCGACGCCCTCCAGGGAGTCGACGACGAATACGGGCGCGGTCATCAGGAACCGCCCAGCGCCAGCGCGGCCCGCGCGGAGTCCAGTTCGGCGACGAGGACCTCGACAAGCTGTCCCGCGGGCAGCTCGCGCGCCATCGTGTGGCCCTGTCCGGCCCACAGCGCCATGCCCTGGGGGTCGCCCGCCTTGGCGGCGGCCTTGCGCAGGCCGCTCGTCAGATGGTGCACCTGGGGGTAGGCGGCGGGGGCGTACGGTCCGTGCTCGCGCATGAAGCGGTTGACGAGGCCGCGGGCGGGGCGCCCGGAGAAAGCGCGGGTGAGTTCGGTGCGTACGAAGAGCGGGTTGGTCATGGCCTGCTTGTGCAGGGCGTTGGCACCTGACTCCGGACAGACCAGGAACGCGGTCCCGAGCTGCGCGGCGCCCGCGCCGGCCGCGAGCACGGCGGCGATCTGGCCGCCGCGCATCAGGCCGCCGGTGGCGATGACCGGCAGCCGCACGGCCTCGCGGACCAGCCCGATGAGCGAGAGCAGCCCGATCCCGGCCCCCTCGGAGGCCGGGTCGTCACGGTGGGTGCCCTGGTGCCCGCCGGCCTCGACTCCCTGTACGCACACGGCGTCGGCACCGGCCCACTGCGCGGCCTGCGCCTCCTCGGGCGTGGTGACCGTCACGACGGTGAAGGTGCCGGCCTTGGCGAAGGAGTCGAGCACATTGCGGCTCGGGCAGCCGAAGGTGAAGGAGACGACCGGCACGGGGTCGTCGAGGAGGATGGCGAGCTTGGCCTCGTAGCCGTCGTCGCGTCCGCTGTCGGGGTCGCCGAGGGGCGTCTCGTACCAGGTGGCCTCACCGGCGAGCTGATGCCGGTAGACACCGACGGCGGCGGGGTCGGCGGTGTTGGGCTGCGGCATGAAGAGATTGACGCCGAAGGGCTGTCCGGTGAGCCCGCGGATCTGTTTGACCTCCTGGTACATGCCGTCCGCGGTCTTGTACCCGGCGGCGAGGAAGCCGAGCCCACCGGCATCGGAAACGGCGGCGGCCAACTGGGGACAGGAGGCGCCGCCCGCCATGGGGGCCTGCACGATCGGATACCGGCAGAGATCGGTCAGTGCGGAGGACATGCAGGCATGGTGCCATGCCGCTGCCGCGCCACCGAATCGGGAGTTCCGGCCGGCAGATCAAGCCCCGCCGGCGATTGAGGCGCGGGGGTCCGGGGGGAGCCCCCGGAAACCAGGGGCAACCCGCACCCGGGCGCACCCCCGCGCCCACCCCAAGGGCTACCGCCCGTTGAACGCGTCCTTCAGGCGGGAGAACAGGCCCTGCTGCCCCGGCTGGAACTGGCCCAACGGCCTCTCCTCGCCGCGCAGCTTCGCAAGATCCCGCAGCAGCCGCTCCTGGTCCGCGTCCATCTTCGTCGGCGTCGTCACCTCGACGTGCACTATCAGGTCGCCGCGCCCGCCGCCCCGCAGATGCGTGATGCCGCGCCCGTGCAGCGGGATCGACTGGCCGGACTGCGTGCCCGGGCGGATGTCGATCTCCTCCACGCCGTCGAGCGTCTCCAGCGGGCACTTCGTGCCCAGCGCCGCCGCTGTCATCGGGATCGTCACCGTGCAGTGCAGATCGTCGCCGCGCCGCTGGAAGACCGCGTGCGGCAGCTCGTGGATCTCGACGTACAGATCACCCGCGGGTCCACCGCCCGGGCCGACCTCGCCCTCACCCGCGAGCTGGATGCGCGTGCCGTTGTCGACACCCGCCGGGATCTTCACGGTCAGCGTCCGGCGCGAGCGGATGCGGCCGTCGCCGGCGCACTCCGGGCACGGCGTCGGCACCACGGTGCCGAAGCCCTGGCACTGCGGGCACGGCCGCGACGTCATGACCTGCCCCAGGAAGGACCGCGTCACCTGCGAGACCTCACCCCGGCCCCGGCACATGTCGCACGTCTGCGCCGAGGTCCCCGGCGCGGCGCCCTCGCCCGAGCACGTCGTACAGACGACGGCCGTGTCGACCTGGATGTCCTTCGTCGTACCGAAGGCCGCCTCGTTGAGGTCGATCTCCAGGCGGATCATCGCGTCCTGGCCCCGTCGCGTTCGCGACCTGGGCCCGCGCTGCGACGCCGTACCGAAGAACGCGTCCATGATGTCGGAGAAGTTGCCGAAGCCACCGGCTCCGAAGCCGCCCGCCCCGCCGCCGGCCTGCGACAGCGGGTCCCCGCCGAGGTCGTAGACCTGCTTCTTCTGCGGGTCCGACAACACCTCGTACGCGGCGTTGATCTCCTTGAAGCGCTCCTGAGTCTTCGGGTCCGGATTCACATCCGGGTGAAGCTCGCGCGCCAAGCGCCGAAACGCCTTCTTGATCTCGTCCTGCGATGCGTCGCGGCGAACGCCGAGAACGGCGTAGTAGTCCGTGGCCACTTACGACTCCGCCAGGATCTGTCCGACGTAACGTGCCACTGCGCGTACCGCTCCCATCGTTCCGGGGTAGTCCATGCGGGTCGGTCCGACCACGCCGAGTTTCGCAACTGCCTCGTCGCCCGAACCGTAGCCGACCGCGACCACGGACGTGGAGTTGAGGCCCTCATGAGCGTTCTCATGACCGATACGTACGGTCATGCCCATGCCCGAGTCCTTCGCCTCGCCGAGCAGCTTGAGAAGCACCACATGCTCCTCGAGCGCCTCCAGCACCGGCCGGATGGTCAGCGGGAAGTCGTGCCCGAAGCGGGTCAGATTGGCGGTGCCGCCGATCACGAGCCGCTCCTCGGTCTCCTCGACCAGGGTCTCGAGCAGGGTCGCGAGCACCGTGGAGACGGTGCCGCGGTCCTCCGGCTCGAAGGAGTCGGGCAGGTCCTGCACCAGCTGCGGCACATCCGCGAAGCGGCGCCCCACGACCCGGCTGTTGAGCCGGGCCCGCAGGTCCGCCAGCGCTGTGTCGCCGAAGGGCGCGGGGCAGTCGATCATGCGCTGCTCGACCCGTCCGGTGTCCGTGATGAGCACGAGCATCAGACGGGCGGGAGCGAGTGAGAGGAGCTCCACATGCCGGACCGTGGACCGGGTCAGCGAGGGGTACTGGACGACGGCGACCTGCCGGGTCAGCTGCGCCAGCAGCCGGACCGTACGCCCCACGACGTCATCCAGATCCACCGCTCCGTCCAGGAAGTTCTGGATGGCGCGGCGCTCGGGCGACGACAGGGGCTTGACGCCCGCCAGCTTGTCGACGAAGAGCCGGTAGCCCTTGTCGGTGGGGATCCGCCCGGCACTCGTATGAGGCTGGGCGATGAATCCTTCCTCCTCCAGCACGGCCATGTCGTTACGGATGGTGGCCGGGGAGACACCGAGCTTGTGCCGCTCGGTGAGGGCCTTGGAGCCGACGGGCTCCTCGGTGCCGACGTAGTCCTGGACGATGGCGCGCAGCACTTCGAGTCTGCGTTCGCTGAGCATCGCGCACACCTCCAGCTGTGGTTCCCTCTGTGGTTCCTCGGGTGACTGCTTGGCACTCGAAACGTCGGAGTGCCAGCATTTCCCCTCGCCAGTGTACGGCCGTGGGGTACGCCCGTAGCAAGGGCGACCGGCCACGCTACCGCGAGACTCCGCTGGTCGTTGCCAGTAGCGTCACGGTATGGACGTCAGTTGGGAAGACTTCGGCTGGGAAAGGCTGGCCGACGGGGTGGGCCGCCGGCGGCTGCCTCTCTGGGACGCGACCGTTGGACTGATCGCCGGTGAGGACCGTGTCCTCATGTACGACACGGGCTCGACGCTCCGCGAGGGCGCCGAGCTCCGCGCCCAGGCGCAGGCGCTGATGGGCGGCCGCCGGGTGACGCATATCGCACTGAGCCACCCGCACTTCGACCATGTGCTGGGGACGGCTGCCTTCTCGGGGGCGGAGGTGTACGGCGCCGTCGGGGTGGACGAGCTGATGAGGCGGGAGCGGGACGAGATCCGCGGCTCGGCCGTACGGGAAGGGGTCACGGCGGACGATGCGGCGGAGGCGGCCGATCTGCTGGTGGCGCCGCACCATCTGGTCTGCGGGGAGTGGACGCTGGAGCTCGGCGGCCGCCAGGTGCTGCTGGCCAATGTGGGCCCCGGCCACTCGGGCCACGATCTGGCGCTGCTGGTGCCGGGCGGCGCGGACGAGCCGGAGGTGGTCTTCTGCGGCGATCTGGTGGAGGAGTCGGGTGAGCCTCAGGCGGGCCCGGACGCGATCCCGTCCCGCTGGCCGGCGGCGCTGGACCGGCTGCTCTCGCTGGGCGGGGAGGACGCGGTGTACGTGCCCGGGCACGGGGCGGTGGTCGACGCGGCGTTCGTACGCGCGCAGCGGGAAGCGTTGGCGGCGCGGTTCAGCGTGTCGTAGCGTCTGCCAAATGCGCAGCTACAGCCCGGATCTGACGCCTCCTTGGAAGAAGCAGCAGCCTGCTCCGGAGGTCCCCGCCGAGTCCGACCTGGTCGTTGAGGAGGTCACGACGGGGTTCTGCGGTGCGGTGATCCGTACCGAGAAGACCGCGGAGGGCCCGACGGTGACGCTGGAGGACCGCTTCGGCAAGCACCGGGTGTTCCCGCTTGTGGCCCGGGGCTTCCTGCTGGAGGGCCGGGTGGTGACGCTGGTCCGCCCGGCGTCGTCGCCCTCGGCCCGTCCGGGCCGCCCGGCGCGTACGGCCTCGGGCTCGGTGGCGGTCCCGGGCGCACGTGCCCGGGTCGCGCGGGCGGGCCGTATCTATGTCGAGGGCCGCCACGACGCGGAGCTCGTCGAACGGGTCTGGGGTGACGACCTGCGGATCGAGGGCGTGGTCGTGGAGTACCTGGAGGGCATCGACGACCTCCCGTCGATCGTCAGGGACTTCGCCCCCGGCCCGGACGCGCGCCTCGGGGTGCTGGTGGACCACCTGGTCCCGGGCTCGAAGGAGTCCCGCATCGCGGCGCAGGTGTCCAGCGGCCACGCACTGATCGTCGGCCACCCGTACATCGACGTGTGGGAGGCGGTGAAGCCGTCGTCGGTGGGCATCCGGGCCTGGCCGTCGGTACCGCGCGGCCAGGACTGGAAGACGGGCGTGTGCCGCGCGCTGGGCTGGCCGGAGAACACGGGAGCGGCGTGGCAGCGGATCCTGTCGGGAGTGCGGTCGTACAGGGACCTGGAGCCGGAGCTGCTGGGGAGGGTGGAGGAGCTGATCGATTTCGTCACAGCACCTCCCGGCCCCGCCGGCGTTTGAGGCGCACATCAAGCCCCGCCGGCGTTCGAGGCGCGGGGTTCGGGGCGGAGCCCCGGCAGGCGCCTCAGTCCACCAGGTCCCGCACGACCGCGTCCGCGAGCAACCGCCCCCGCAGCGTCAGCACCGCGAGGCCCTTCTCGTACGGCCCCGCCTCCAGCAGACCGTCCGCGAGGGCCCGGCCCGCCGCCGCCAGCCCCGCAGGCCGCAGCAGCGACAGCGCGCACCCCTCCCGCAGCCGCAGCTCCAGCAGGATCCGCTCCACCCGGCGGTCCTCCGCCGAGAGGACCTCGCGGCCCGCCCCCGGCGAGCGTCCCGCCGCCAGCGCCGCCGCATACGCGCCCGGGTGCTTCACGTTCCACCACCGCACCCCGCCCACGTGGCTGTGCGCGCCGGGGCCCGCGCCCCACCAGTCCGCGCCGCGCCAGTAGAGCTCGTTGTGCAGGCAGCGCCCGGCGGAGGACGTGGCCCAGTTGGAGACCTCGTACCAGTCGAAGCCCGCATCGCCCAGCACCGAGTCCGCGATCAGATACCGGTCCGCGTGGACGTCGTCGTCGGTCATCGGCACCTCGCCCCGGCGGATCCGCCGCGCCAGCTGCGTGCCCTCCTCCACGATCAGCGCGTACGCCGACACATGATCCGGACCCGCCCCCACCGCCGCGGTCAGCGACGCCCGCCAGTCGTCGTCGCTCTCGCCCGGCGTGCCGTAGATCAGATCCAGGTTCACGTGGTCGAAGCCCGCCGCCCGCGCCTCGGCGACACACGCCTCCGGCCGCCCCGGCGTATGCGTACGGTCCAGCACCTTCAGCACATGCTGCCGCGCGCTCTGCATACCGAACGAGATCCGGTTGAAGCCGCCGGAGCGCAGCTCCGCCAGATACGCCGGGTCCACCGACTCCGGATTCGCCTCGGTCGTGATCTCCGCGTCGTCCGCGAGACCGAACTCCTCGCGCACCGCGTCCAGCATCCGTACGAGATCCGACGCGGCGAGCAGCGTCGGCGTACCGCCCCCGACGAACACCGTCCGCACCTGCCGCGGGTCGTCGCCCAGCACCTTGCGGGCGAGGCGG
The Streptomyces lunaelactis genome window above contains:
- a CDS encoding S41 family peptidase, with protein sequence MTHPAYLRYPHVHGELIAFTAEDDVWVAPLDGGRAWRVSADNMPVNHPRISPDGTHIAWSSSRDGAPEVHLAPIDGGPSDRLTHWGSWKTSVRGWTPDGEVLAISTYGQASLRRSWARAVPLDGGPATVLPYGPVGDVAYGPGSQVLLLSATMGREAAAWKRYRGGTAGKLWIDRAGDGEFVRVHEDLDGNIEYPLWVGERLAFLCDHEGVGALCSSLPDGSDLRRHTGVDGFYARHAATDGTRVAYASAGELWLLDDLVGAEPRRLDIRLGGQRTDLRPRPVNADHHLGTAAPDHTGRGSAVEIRGGIHWVTHREGPARSLAVEPGVRGRLPHSFRVDGEEHVVWVTDAEGDDALEFAPAIGPAPGATPRRLGAGRLGRVLSLAVAPDGSRAAVASHDGRVLLVERESGEVREVDRSEHGDATGLAFSPDSGWLAWSHPGPSPLRQLKLANTADLAVSEATPLRFRDFQPAFTLDGKHLAFLSERAFDPVYDTHVFDLAFIGGCRPHLITLAAATPSPFGPQRHGRAVESDKDSSKESGEESGAPVTRIDLDGLADRIVPFPVEAARYSTLRAAKDGLLWLRHPLRGVLGATRATPDDPGPQTALERYDLLQQRIEELVADATSFGVSGDGKRVLLYAEGKLKVVPSDRRPSRDEDSDSNITVDLSRVRRDVDPAAEWRQMYDEAGRLMRDNFWRADLGGVDWDGVLDRYRPVLSRVATHDDLMDLLWEVQGELGTSHAYVTPRGGYGNASARQGLLGADISRSADGTWRIDRILPSETSDPNARSPLAAPGVAVRAGDAILAVDGRPVDRVTGPGPLLVGAAGKPVELTISPAGGGDPRHAVVVPLADEEPLRYHAWVAGRRGYVHEKSAGRLGYLHVPDMQAPGWAQIHRDLRVEVAREGLVVDVRENRGGHTSQLVVEKLARRIVGWDLPRGMQPQSYPQDAPRGPVVAVANEFSGSDGDIVNAAIKALGIGPVVGTRTWGGVVGIDSRYSLVDGTLVTQPKYAFWLEGYEWGVENHGVDPDVEVVMAPQDHASGRDPQLDEAVRMALAVLSENPAKSAPSLP
- a CDS encoding 16S rRNA (uracil(1498)-N(3))-methyltransferase; its protein translation is MTAPVFVVDSLEGVGPGAVLTLDGPEGRHAVSVRRLQSGEDVVLTDGRGRGAAGVVLRTEGKDRLIVEPSEFPTEPEPTPRITVVQALPKGDRGELAVETMTETGVDAVVPWAAARCITQWKGERGAKALAKWRATAREAGKQSRRLRFPEVADAATTKQVASLLAEADFAAVLHEEGAEPLATAELPAEGSIVLVVGPEGGVSPEELAAFAEAGAKPYRLGRSVLRTSTAGTAAAALLLGRTGRWS
- a CDS encoding nitronate monooxygenase; protein product: MSSALTDLCRYPIVQAPMAGGASCPQLAAAVSDAGGLGFLAAGYKTADGMYQEVKQIRGLTGQPFGVNLFMPQPNTADPAAVGVYRHQLAGEATWYETPLGDPDSGRDDGYEAKLAILLDDPVPVVSFTFGCPSRNVLDSFAKAGTFTVVTVTTPEEAQAAQWAGADAVCVQGVEAGGHQGTHRDDPASEGAGIGLLSLIGLVREAVRLPVIATGGLMRGGQIAAVLAAGAGAAQLGTAFLVCPESGANALHKQAMTNPLFVRTELTRAFSGRPARGLVNRFMREHGPYAPAAYPQVHHLTSGLRKAAAKAGDPQGMALWAGQGHTMARELPAGQLVEVLVAELDSARAALALGGS
- the dnaJ gene encoding molecular chaperone DnaJ, translated to MATDYYAVLGVRRDASQDEIKKAFRRLARELHPDVNPDPKTQERFKEINAAYEVLSDPQKKQVYDLGGDPLSQAGGGAGGFGAGGFGNFSDIMDAFFGTASQRGPRSRTRRGQDAMIRLEIDLNEAAFGTTKDIQVDTAVVCTTCSGEGAAPGTSAQTCDMCRGRGEVSQVTRSFLGQVMTSRPCPQCQGFGTVVPTPCPECAGDGRIRSRRTLTVKIPAGVDNGTRIQLAGEGEVGPGGGPAGDLYVEIHELPHAVFQRRGDDLHCTVTIPMTAAALGTKCPLETLDGVEEIDIRPGTQSGQSIPLHGRGITHLRGGGRGDLIVHVEVTTPTKMDADQERLLRDLAKLRGEERPLGQFQPGQQGLFSRLKDAFNGR
- the hrcA gene encoding heat-inducible transcriptional repressor HrcA, which codes for MLSERRLEVLRAIVQDYVGTEEPVGSKALTERHKLGVSPATIRNDMAVLEEEGFIAQPHTSAGRIPTDKGYRLFVDKLAGVKPLSSPERRAIQNFLDGAVDLDDVVGRTVRLLAQLTRQVAVVQYPSLTRSTVRHVELLSLAPARLMLVLITDTGRVEQRMIDCPAPFGDTALADLRARLNSRVVGRRFADVPQLVQDLPDSFEPEDRGTVSTVLATLLETLVEETEERLVIGGTANLTRFGHDFPLTIRPVLEALEEHVVLLKLLGEAKDSGMGMTVRIGHENAHEGLNSTSVVAVGYGSGDEAVAKLGVVGPTRMDYPGTMGAVRAVARYVGQILAES
- a CDS encoding MBL fold metallo-hydrolase; protein product: MDVSWEDFGWERLADGVGRRRLPLWDATVGLIAGEDRVLMYDTGSTLREGAELRAQAQALMGGRRVTHIALSHPHFDHVLGTAAFSGAEVYGAVGVDELMRRERDEIRGSAVREGVTADDAAEAADLLVAPHHLVCGEWTLELGGRQVLLANVGPGHSGHDLALLVPGGADEPEVVFCGDLVEESGEPQAGPDAIPSRWPAALDRLLSLGGEDAVYVPGHGAVVDAAFVRAQREALAARFSVS
- a CDS encoding DUF3097 domain-containing protein, whose amino-acid sequence is MRSYSPDLTPPWKKQQPAPEVPAESDLVVEEVTTGFCGAVIRTEKTAEGPTVTLEDRFGKHRVFPLVARGFLLEGRVVTLVRPASSPSARPGRPARTASGSVAVPGARARVARAGRIYVEGRHDAELVERVWGDDLRIEGVVVEYLEGIDDLPSIVRDFAPGPDARLGVLVDHLVPGSKESRIAAQVSSGHALIVGHPYIDVWEAVKPSSVGIRAWPSVPRGQDWKTGVCRALGWPENTGAAWQRILSGVRSYRDLEPELLGRVEELIDFVTAPPGPAGV
- the hemW gene encoding radical SAM family heme chaperone HemW, which encodes MPSVLPDGEPMPEDGALPASALTAAGDRPLAFYLHVPYCATRCGYCDFNTYTATELRGSGGVLASRDNYAEMVAEEVRLARKVLGDDPRQVRTVFVGGGTPTLLAASDLVRMLDAVREEFGLADDAEITTEANPESVDPAYLAELRSGGFNRISFGMQSARQHVLKVLDRTHTPGRPEACVAEARAAGFDHVNLDLIYGTPGESDDDWRASLTAAVGAGPDHVSAYALIVEEGTQLARRIRRGEVPMTDDDVHADRYLIADSVLGDAGFDWYEVSNWATSSAGRCLHNELYWRGADWWGAGPGAHSHVGGVRWWNVKHPGAYAAALAAGRSPGAGREVLSAEDRRVERILLELRLREGCALSLLRPAGLAAAGRALADGLLEAGPYEKGLAVLTLRGRLLADAVVRDLVD